Genomic segment of Deltaproteobacteria bacterium:
TGTACCCAGGATCACCAGGACCACGAAGGGGACGTAGAACCAGCCGAGATCAGGGGTGAAGCCCTTGAGAAAGGGGAAGTAGAGTCGCGTATCAAACCCCAGGGGACCCACAAGGATCCCGCTGACCGCCAGAGCGACCAGCCCCTGGAGCACGATCTTGTAACGGCCCTTCAGGCCTCTCCCCCTCCCCTGTTTCAGTTTGAGCAGATCGTCGGCGAATCCGATGAGGCCGAAAAGCAGGGTCGCGGCGAGGACCAACCAGATGAACGTGTTGGTCAGATCCGCCCACAACAGGGTAGGGATAACGAGGGCTATTAGAATCAGGATACCGCCCATGGTGGGAATCCCGGCTTTTGTGGAATGGGTGGTGGGGACATCCTCCCTGACCGAGGTGATCACCCCGGTGGAGTTGAGCTTTCTGATAATCCACGGTCCCAGGATGAAACTGATAAGGAGAGCGGTGATAGCCGCGTAGATGGTTCTGAAGGTGATGTAGCGGAACACATTCAGAACCGAGAAAACCGTATGGAGCGGATATAGAAGATGGTATAGCATTATGCCTCTTCGCCCAAGATCTCGATGACCCTTTCCATTCGCATTCCTCTGGATCCTTTTACCAGGACCCAATCTCCCGGCCTGGTCTCGCCCTTCAGGAGTCTCGCAATCTCAGCGTGGCTCTCCAGGATGCACACCCTTCGGCGATCCGTCCCAGCCTCGATCGCCCCCTCGGCGACCTCGGGGGCATACTCTCCCAGGAGGAAGACCCCTGCCAGATCAAGGCCCCCCAGGACTCGTCCCACTGCCCGATGGGCCTCCCTCGATATCTCCCCGAGCTCCAGCATATCCCCCAGGACCACGAAAGCCCTCGCCCCTCCGGAAACGTGGCAAAGAGCTCTCAGGGCCATCTCCACCGACGGGGGGTTCGCATTATAGGTGTCGTTGATGAAATTTACACCCTCGAGGCAGAGAGGCTCCATTCTCATGGGCAGAGGGCTGAATCGCTCCAGTCTCCTTCCTATCGCCTCAGGTTCTATCCCCAACAGGAAGGCCACGGCAGCGGCAGCGGCGGCGTTGTGGACGAACTGCTCCCCCAGGAGAGGAAAATCGACCGACACCCGTTTCCCTCCAACGGTCAATCGGAAACGGACCCCTCTGGTACCCCGCCATTGGAGACGGTCGACCACGACATCGGCTCGCCCTTCCACGGCGAACCCGATCTTTCTTGCCCGGCACTCTCCGGCGAGAGAGGAGACATGGGGATCGTTCCGGTTGACTATGACAACTCCCTCCTCCGGTATGCTGCGAAAGAGATCTCCTTTCTCACGGATGAGAGCCTCCAGAGATCCCATCCCCTCGAGATGGGCCTGGCCGATATTGGTGATGAGGCCGGTGGTGGGCCTGGCGATCTCCGCAAGCCTCCTTATCTCCCCAGGCACGTTTGTGCCTATCTCCACCACCGCCACCTGGTGCCGGGGCTGGAGCTCCAGGAGCGTGAGGGGAACACCCACGAGGTTGTTGAAGTTCCCCGGGTTCTTCAACACCGTGAAACTCTCTTCCAGAACAGAGGCGATCATCTCCTTGGTGCTCGTCTTGCCGTTGCTCCCGGTCAGGCAGACGACGGGCAGGGTAAACCGGTCTCTCCAAAACCTTGCAATGTCTCCCAGGGCCCTGAGGGTATCGGATACACCGATGACGGGGCTGGCCCCAACCCGTCCGAACACACCGCTCGGGAGGTCTCCCTCCTCCACGATGACCCCTGAGGCCCCCCTGCTCAGTGCCTCCTCGACAAAGGCGTGCCCGTCAAAGCGCTCTCCCTTCAGGGCAAGGAATACCTCGCCTCCCTTCAGGGTCCGCGAGTCGGTGGACAAGCCGGCAAAGGAGGCTTCCCGGTCACCCTGGACCAGGCGGCCTCCGGTTGCTTCCAGCACGGCCGAACAGGTCAGCCGAGGCCCTTTCCCGGTGCTCTGTTCAACCATTCGATGCTCTCTTGAGGAGAGCCGCCCTCGCCTCGACTCGGTCATCAAAAGGTAGTCTCCGGTCCCCGACAATCTGGTAGTTTTCGTGTCCCTTTCCGGCGATGAAAACGATATCGCCGGGACGGGCAGCCCTGACGGCAAGACCTATGGCAGCCCTTCGATCCTCCACCTTGAGGTATCCTCCGGTTTCCGCTGCCCCACCCAAAAGTTTGTCTCCATCGAACTCCCGTCGATTCTCCGAGACAAAGCCTCTCTCGATATCCCTGATGATCTCCTCTGGCCGCTCGCTCCTGGGATTGTCCGAGGTGATCACGGAAAAATCACTCAACCTGGCCACTACCCTCCCCATCAGGGGACGCTTGGAGCGATCCCTGTCCCCCCCACACCCGAAAACCACGATCAACCGCCCTCCTCTACGAAGCGGTCTGAGCACGGTGAGGGCCCTCTCAAGGGCGTCCGGAGTGTGAGCATAGTCCACGAAAACCTCCAACCGCCTGTCGTTCTCGATCCTTTCCATTCTTCCGGGTATGGAGGAAAGGGCGGAGATACCCTTCTGGATGGCCTCTTGCCCGACACCGAGAGCCGTGGCAGCCCCCATGGCGGCCATGATGTTGTAGATGTTGAACTCCCCCACGAGGGGAGACCGAATCCCCATGTCTCCCCCCGGTGTGTGGACCGTTGCCTCAATGCCTCTGAGAGTGCTGGTCACACCTTCGGCCCAGAAGGAGGCCTTCCTGCCAACGGCATAGCCCATTCTGGCATAATCGAGCTTCTTCCAAAGATCCTCTCCTGCGGGATCGTCCAGGTTGAGCACGGCTGTCCGGTCGGGCTTATCGCTCTCAGGTATGATCCCGGTAAACAGGTGCTCCTTGCAGCGGCGGTACTGATCGAGACTGGGGTGATAGTCGAGATGGTCCTGGGTGAGGTTGGTAAATACTCCCACATCGAAATGGCAGCCCTCCACACGCCGGAGGTCGAGAGCATGGGAAGAAACCTCCATGACCACATGGGTGATCCCGGAGTCCAGCATCTCTTTGAGCATTCTCTGGATATCAGGGGATTCCGGCGTCGTCATCGGGGCCGGGATGGTATTACCTCCATAACGGTAGTTGATGGTACCCAGAACACCGCAGGCCAGAGAGTCGCTTGCGAGCATGGACTCGATCAGAAAGGAAGTGGTGGTCTTCCCGTTCGTTCCCGTCACGCCCACCACCCGCATGTTCCTGGAAGGATGACCAAAGAAGGCGGCTGAGATACGGGCAAGAGCCCTCCGGCTGTCCGGTACCAGGACGACCGGAACGCCGTATGACTTCTCGTCCGCCCCTTCCAGAACCAGTGCTCCGGCACCCCTGTCAAGTGCCTCCGCGACAAAGAGACGGCCGTCGGTCCTGGTCCCGCGAATCGCCACGAAGAGGTCCCCCTTACTCACCTTCCCAGAATGGTAGGCCACACCATCGATCTCGACGTCCCTGTCTCCAAGGACCCTCTTCTCCTCGAGATCTTGGATCAGATCCGACAGTAGCATGACCTCCCTCTCATCACACGGGCAAGAGCTTCGATTCCGGTTCGAATTCCCAAGTCAAAAGGGATTATTCAAGCCTCTGCACTCCCAGGATTTCACGAGGGCGGTGCAAACTTCAGGTAACAGGTGCCACCCTCCTTCAACCTGGCACCAGGACGAGGATTCTGCTCGAAGAGCACCCCCTCGCCGCTCACCCGGATATCCAGGTTCCTCTCCACGAGCCCCCTCAGGGCAGCCCTCAAGGTAAGCCCCGAGAGATCGGGCATCAATCCCTCTGAGCCTCCGCGGACTACTTGCGGTTGGGTTTTCCGTTTCGTGGGTCTGGCCGGGTGTTTTCGTCTCTTCTCCTTCCGGGCGACAAGGGTGCCCCTGCTGGGAGGAACGTTCAGGTATTGAAGGGTCTGCTGGGCAATAGCCTTGAACACGGGGGCGGCCACGACCCCACCGTATGGGGTGCCCTTGGGTTCGTCGATGACAACCAGGATGGCCAGCCTGGGATCATCGGCCGGCACGAAACCCATGAAGGATCCGATATGCCTGTCATCGGCATACTTCCTGAGGAGCCGGTCGATCTTCTGGGCTGTCCCGGTCTTTCCAGCCACTTCGTATCCCGGGACCGCAGCAGCGGTTCCGGTTCCACCTGGTTCGACCACCTGTTTCATGATCCGTGTCACTTCCAGGCTCGTCTCCGGGGAGATGACCCTCCTCCTGGCCTGGGGATGGAAATACTTGATGACCCTGCCCCTCGGATCGACGATCCGATCGACTATGTAGGGGCGCATCAGGGTGCCTCCGTTGGCTATGGCGGAAAGTGCCGAGATCAGCTGGATCGCGGTCACTGAGATTCCCTGGCCGAATGAGCTGTTGGCAAGGCCCACCTTGCTCAGCCGTTCAGGACTCCGAACGATTCCCCGCACCTCCCCCGGCAGGTCCACCCCGGTGAGAGAACCGAACCCGAAACTCCTTATGTACCGGTCAAGCCGCCTCGCACCGACCCTGAGCCCGATTTGAGTGGCCCCGATGTTGCTCGAGAATTTTATGACCTTCTGAAGGGTCAGCCATCCGTATTTCTTGTGATCGTGGATGGTTTCCCTGCCGATTCGATAGACCCCGTTGTAACAGAAAAAGATGTCGTTCCTCTTGACCACCCTCTCTTGCAAGGCAGCAGCGAGGAGGAATACCTTGAAGATCGACCCCGGCTCAAAGATATCCGTGATCACTCGATTCCTTACCGAGTTCGGATCGTAGTTGCTCAGCAGATTGGGATTGAATGTGGGCCTGCTCGCCATGGCCAGGATCTCGCCTGTCCTGGGATCCATCACCACGGCCATACCGGAACGGGCTCTTGTCCTGCTGACCGCCTGAGAGAGGGCCCTCTTGACTATGTATTGTATGTCCCGGTCGATGGTCAGAACAAGGCTGCAGCTGGAAAGCTCGGCAGGGGAGACAGGATCCTGGATGACGATCTCTCTTCCACGGGCGTCAAGCTCGAGGACGACCAGGCGCGGGCTGCCTCTGAGGTACCGCTCGTACTGCAACTCGATCCCCTCCAACCCCTGGGAATCCATACCCACAAACCCCAGGACATTGGCGGCCAGAGCGAGGTTTGGGTAATAACGGCGACTCTCCTTCACGAAACCCACCCCTGGGAGCTCTAGTTTTCTGATCATCTCGGCCTTCTTGGGGGCGATCTTCCGCTGAAGCCAGACAAAGGACTGCCTGGACCTCAGTTTCTTCCGGATGGCGGATCTTCTCACGCCGAGAACCCGTGCGATTTGGCCCGCCGTCTCAGACAGATCCACTATCTGCCTGGGATGGGCGTAGAGGGATTCGATCTCCGTACTCTTGGCCAGAACCCCGAGATTCCGATCGTAGATCGTCCCTCTTCGGGGCACGAGTTCGATAACCCTCTGGTGCTGCCTCTCTGCCAACCGCTGGAGATCTTCCTTCTCCACGACCTGAAGCTGCACGACCCTCAAGAAGACCACAACAAATGAAAGAAGGAAAAGGAAAAAGACGGCAAAGATGCGGAGCCTCAACCAGTTGACGGAGTCTCTCTTCATGGAACAAACCGAATCTGCCTGTCTTCGGGTTCCCTCATACCCAACTTCTGTCGGGCATAGAAATCGATCCTCTCAGGGGAGATAAGGGTCGCACGTTCGATTCTCAGTCTCCTGTTGACCTCCAGGAGCTCCTTTTGTTCTCTGAGAGCTCGGGAAGTCCTGTAACCGAGATTGACGACCCAGACCCTCGAGGAGACGAAAAACAGGTACAGAACTATCACGGCGGCCAGAATGAGAAAGGCAAAGAACATGGTCCTGAAACCCTTCCTGATGGATCCATTCTTTGGGCGCTCCTGGTTCCAGTACCCTCTTTCAAGAAGAAAGCCGGAAACGACGCCACCCATGTGCACACCCTCCTGGTTCTGAATCTTTCCCTCAGATCCTTTCAGCCACGCGTAGCTTGCCGCTTCTTGCCCGCGGGTTTTGCCTGATCTCCCGGGGAGAGGGCGACACGGGCCTCGGCGTCACTATCCTGAGTATCTTCTCTCCGGGACAGATGCACCTGGGCCAGTGTGGGGGGCAGAGATCTCCCCTTTCCCCTGCCCGGAAAAACCGCTTTACAATCCGATCTTCCAAGGAATGAAAGGAGATGACACAGATTCTCCCACCCTTTCCCAGTACGGATATGGATTCTTCCAAGAGTGCCCTCAGATTATCCAGCTCTCGATTTACGGCGATACGGAGTGCCATGAAGGTCCTGGTAGCAGGATCTATCCTTCTCCGATGATACGACCGGGGGATGGCAGAATAGACTATGTCCCTCAACTCCTCGGTGGTTCTGATGGGACGAATCTTGCGGCGCCTCTCGACAAGGCGGCTGATCCTCCTGGCCCATCGCTCTTCTCCATACTCTCGCAGAAGCCTTTCAAGCTCCTTCACAGGCAGCCTGTTTACGAGATCGGAAGCGGTCTGACCGCCTCTGGAATCCATTCTCATGTCCAAAGGCCCCTCCATCCTGAAGCTGAAGCCCCGCTGTGGATCTTCCAACTGTAACGAGGAAACTCCAAGGTCTGCCAGGATACCGTCTACCGGTTCAAAGTCATGCTCCTTGACTATGGCACCGAGATTTGAAAAACTCTCCCGAACCACTACGACTCGCCCGCCATACGGTCTCAGCCTCTCACTAGCCAGGCGAATCGCCTTGCCATCCCATTCGATTCCGAGAAGTCTCCCGTCTGGAGCAGTCCTCTCCAGAATCAGGGCCGCGTGGCCACCCCCCCCCAAGGTACAGTCCACATACCTCTTTCCGGCCCCGCATCTCAGATAGGCGATCACCTCTTCGGCCAGAACCGGATGGTGGCAAACCATGGCCCCCTCGGTCCCCTTTTTTTCTTCTCCGCTGCCCACCCCCTTTACGCTCTACCAATATAGCCAAGAGAGACTAGAACCCGAATTCACCAAGGGGTGCGACGATATCTTCAAAGTTGTCCCGAACCAGATTCATCTCAGGGTCCAGTCTGTCTTTTGCCCATATCTCGAATCTATTGATCAGCCCCACCAGCACGATGTCCCTCTTGAGTCCGGCAAACTGCCTCAAGGATGGAGGAATAAGAATGCGGTGCTGTCTGTCGACTCCGCAGTCGACGGCGCTGCCGAGAAAGAAGCGCTTGAAACGGCGCACCTCCTGCTTCATACCGGGAAGGGCGTCGATCTTCTCTTCTACACGATTCCATTCTTCAAGGGGATATGCGGACAGACAGCCGTCGAGATTTGTGATAATCAGATTTTCATCGTACCTTTCCTGTAGCACATCCCAGAACCTGGAGGGGAGCTTGACCCTTCCCTTGGAATCGATGGTATGTTCGTATTTACCACGAAACATGTTCACGACCGAACAGGCTTTGTTGGCCCTGGGACGCTCGGCTGCCATCCACAACGCTCCACAAAGAGCCACTCTGGGCCACTCTTCTTTAGATAGCGGTTTTTCGCTCCATTGTCAAGCAGTTTTTTCCCTATTTCTGCGAATTTCCTGGAAGTTTTCCAAAGATCAATCTGTCTGAGAGAAAACTCCTATCAGAATAAAGGCTTATACCCTACAACTGAATGTTCTTTAGCAGTCTATATATATTAACATACCGATATATAAAGGTGTATACCCTGGCAACTTGAGCCGCGTCGCCTTGCTGCCGGACAGTGGGGCCAAGACCTCTTGTCTTGGATTGACAAAGATTTCCCTCCCATTTACAATGAGGCTGTTCAAAGAGGGAGGAAGGACCGTGGTCCCTGAGTCGGTTCGCCAAGAAGTCGAGGAACTCCGAAAGACCATCGCTCACCACAACTACCGTTACTATGTCTTGGACTCCCCTGAGATATCGGACGCCGAGTATGACCAGATGATGCGGCGCCTGGAGGAGCTTGAAAGGGAGTATCCCGAGCTCTACGATCCGAATTCTCCTACCCAGCGAGTCGGGGCACCACCCCTTGAGGTCTTCGAAACGGTAACCCACAGGCTTCCCATGCTGAGTCTCGCCAATGGGATGAACGAGGGGGAAGTCCGGGAGTTCGACGAACGCCTCAAGCGGCTTCTCGGAACCCAGGAAGAGATCGAGTATGTGGTCGAACCCAAGATCGACGGACTGGCCGTGGAACTCGTCTATGAGGCGGGGCGCCTCACAGTGGGTTCGACTCGGGGGGATGGGTATACCGGAGAGGACGTGACGCAAAACCTCCGAACAGTCAAGACAATCCCTCTGATTCTCCGGGAGGGAGACCTCCCCATTCCGGAACTCATCGAGATCAGAGGCGAGGTCTATATGGAGATAGAGGATTTCAAGGCGCTCAACAGGAAACGAGAGGAGAGTGGAGAGCCTACCTTTGCGAATCCCAGGAACGCTGCCGCCGGTTCCCTGCGGCAGTTGGATTCGAGGATCACAGCAGAGAGGCCTCTCAAGATGTTCTGTTACGGCATGGGGGTTGTCAGGGGTGTGGAGTTTGAAACCCACTGGGAGTTTCTCCACACGATTCCCGAGTGGGGCTTGCGGGTCAACATAGGCCGGATTGCCAGATGTATGGGGATCGACGAGGCTATAGATTTCTACAACCGTATCGCGGAAGAGAGGCCGACCATCCCCTATGAGATCGATGGTGTGGTGATCAAGGTCAACCGCCTCGATCTTCAGGCCGCCCTGGGCGAGGTCTCACGCAGTCCTCGCTGGGCTCTGGCTTACAAGTTCCCCGCTCACCAGGCAGTGACAAGAGTGCTCGACATCAGTCCCTCTGTAGGAAGAACCGGTGTCGTCACCCCCGTGGCCCGGCTGGAGCCGGTGTGGGTGGGGGGTGCCCAGATCAGCCACGCGACACTCCACAACCAGGACGAAATCGACCGCAAGGACGTCCGCATTGGAGACACCGTGGTGGTCCAGCGAGCCGGCGATGTGATCCCTGAAGTGGTGGAGGTGAAGAAGGACCGCCGTACGGGGAAAGAGGTCCCTTACAAGATACCCGACAAATGCCCGGTCTGCGGGGGGGATGTGGTTCGACTCCCGGGAGAAGCGGCTCACCGGTGTATAAGATTGTCCTGTCCAGCTCAGCTCAAGGGGAGTATCAAACACTTCGCCTCAAAGCGGGCCATGGATATAGACGGACTGGGGACCAAGCTTGTGGATCAGTTGGTCGACAGGGGGCTGGTAAAAGACATAGCCGACCTCTACAGCCTTACCCACGAGGACCTGGCATCCCTTGAGAGGATGGCCGACAAATCGGCACAGAATATCATGGACGCCCTGGAAAAGAGCAAGTCAAGGCCTCTGGCCAGGTTTCTTTACGGTCTCGGCATCCGCCATGTGGGAGAACACCTTGCAGAGGTTCTGGCCGAGGAGTTCGGATCCCTCGAGAGGCTCTCCAGGGCCACCGAAGAGGAGTTGCTGGCCATCAAAGAGATCGGCCCTGAAGTTGCCAGGAGCGTGGTGAGCTTCTTCCAGGACCCCAAGAACATGGAGGTTCTGAGACGACTGGACAGGGCAGGCCTGAAGATCGAGGAAGCGGCCAAGCCTGCCGGAGAGAAGCTGAAGGGCAAGACCTTTGTCATAACCGGAACCCTGGCCTCCATGGGACGAGAAGCGGCCAGGGAACTGATAGAATCCCTAGGAGGGAAGACGGCCTCCGCGGTGAGCAAGAAGGTGGACTATCTCATCGTGGGAGCCAACCCCGGGTCAAAGCTCGATCGGGCCCGGGAGCTCGGAATCCCCACCATCACAGAGGACGAATTCAAAGAGATGATCCGCTAGGTCGGCAAAATCGACCTGGATCCGCGAGGCGGAACGCAAACAGACCCTCTTGCGAGGCCGATCTCGAGAAGGCGTTTCGACCGGTGATACGAAACAGCCCCACTCCGACAGCCCGGGTCTACCCCACCCTGCATGCCGATTGTCATTAAGACTCAAGACGAGATTTGACCCGCCGGCCCCATTGTATCAACATCAAACCATGCTATTCTCCCTTCATCATTGCCTGGATGTCATCCTGCACGGTTCCAATGGGTTTGATGTTGAATTTCTCTACCAGCACCTTGGCCACGTTGGGAGACAGAAAAGCCGGCAGGGTCGGTCCAAGGCGAATACCCTTGACCCCAAGGGCGAGCAGGGCCAGCAACACGGCCACTGCTTTCTGTTCATACCAGGCAATGTCGTAGGAAATAGGGAGTTCATTGATCTCCCGAAGCCCGAATGCCTCCTGCAACTTCATGGCTATCACCGCCAGAGAATAGCTGTCGTTACACTGGCCGGCATCCAGCACGCGCGGAATGCCGTCGATCTCTCCCAGGGCCAGCTTGATGTAACGGTACTTCGCACATCCGGCGGTGAGAATCACCGTATCTCCGGGCAGGTTTTCGGCTATCTCTGTGTAGTAGCTCCGGGCCTTTTGGCGGCCGTCGCAACCGGCCATGACAACAAAGCGTTTGATGGCCCCTGACTTCACGGCTCCGATCACCTTGTCGGCCAGAGCCAAGACCTGGTTATGGGCAAAGCCACCCACGATCTTGCCGGATTCCATCTCTTCCGGAGATTTGCAGGTTCTTGCCAGCGCAACCACCGGAGAAAAGTCCTTTGCCCCGCCTTCCGGCCTGTCCGCGATGTGTTTGGCCCCGGGGTAGTTGACCACGCCTGTAGTAAACAGCCTGTCCAGATAGGTGTTTTCCTTCTTGATTGGAATCAGGCAGTTGGTGGTCAGGATGATGGGGCCGTTAAAGGATTCGAAATCCTTGTTCTGATGCCACCACGACCCGCCGTAGTTGCCCACGAAATGCTCATACCTTTTGAAGGCCGGATAGTAATTGGCCGGCAGCATTTCCCCGTGGGTGTAAACATCCACACCCGTTCCTTCGGTTTGCCTGAGCAATTCTTCCATGTCTTTCAGGTCGTGGCCTGAGATCAGGATGCCGGGGTTGGTTCTGGTGCCGATGTCGACCTCCGTGATCTCAGGGTCGCCGTAGGCAGTCGTATTGGCCTCATCCAGGAGGGCCATGGTACTTACAGCCACCTCTCCCGCCTTAAGGACCATGGCGATCATATCATCCGTTGAGAGGTCCCTGGTGGTGGATGCCAGAGCCTCCATGAGAAAGCCGTAAATATCATCCTTCTCGTGACCCAGAATGGCAGCATGATCGGCATAAGCTGCGATTCCTTTGCACCCGATGATGAGTAGTTCTCTGAGGGAGCGAACATCCTCGTTTTCGGCGGTGCTGATGCGGACTTCATCAGACAGAGCCTTGGCCAGGATGGCCTTTCTGTTCTCTACGAACCAGGTGGCGCAATCAGGAAGCGCTCCAGGCAATGCGTTTTTGACCTTTTCCTTGACAGCGTCCCGAACCTTAAGGCCTTCTTCGATCCTGTCGATGATCACATCATCGTCCCAAGCGGCGTTGGTGATGGTGGTAAAAAGCGCCCTGCACACGAAGCGGGCCGCCTTCTTGTCCACAGGACCCGCCTCCTTCAACTTTTCACCATAGACCGAGATTCCTTTGCACACGTAGATAAGCAGGTCCTGAAGATCGGCGGTCTCCTCCGGCTTGCCACATACGCCCTTAACGGTACACCCTCGATTCCCGGCTGTTTCCTGGCATTGAAAACAAAACACTTGAATCCTCCTTTCCATTTCGATACGACATGCTTGAAACCCACAACAACAGTAATACCATACCGTTATCCTGGGACAATTTTGGAGATTTCCCCCTACCCGGCTTTCGTTGCTACCATTAATTATAGCCTGCTTCCTGCAACAAAGCACCTTCAACCACCAGAATTTTGCTCTTTCCCAGCCCGGCCCCAGGCGGCGCCCCGTGAGTCCCCGATTTGAAAATCAGAAGCAGGATCCCTATGGCGCTTGGACTGGAAAACGACCTTGGCCCTCGCATGCCTCGAGGAAGACGCACTCCTGCGAAGTCAGGGAACGGCCACCTTTGCGATCCTCACCTACTTGCGGATCTCGAAAGGCCCCTCCGAACGACCGTCAAGAACCGGCCTGTGCAGTATGGCCGTGCCAATTCCTCCCCCGGGGAAAACGCTCCAAGCTCACCAAAAGACTCAAAACGAGACTTGACCCCTTCGTGGACCCCTTCGTGATGATATTTTTCTTGACATGATACATTAAACAGAATACAC
This window contains:
- the hcp gene encoding hydroxylamine reductase, translating into MFCFQCQETAGNRGCTVKGVCGKPEETADLQDLLIYVCKGISVYGEKLKEAGPVDKKAARFVCRALFTTITNAAWDDDVIIDRIEEGLKVRDAVKEKVKNALPGALPDCATWFVENRKAILAKALSDEVRISTAENEDVRSLRELLIIGCKGIAAYADHAAILGHEKDDIYGFLMEALASTTRDLSTDDMIAMVLKAGEVAVSTMALLDEANTTAYGDPEITEVDIGTRTNPGILISGHDLKDMEELLRQTEGTGVDVYTHGEMLPANYYPAFKRYEHFVGNYGGSWWHQNKDFESFNGPIILTTNCLIPIKKENTYLDRLFTTGVVNYPGAKHIADRPEGGAKDFSPVVALARTCKSPEEMESGKIVGGFAHNQVLALADKVIGAVKSGAIKRFVVMAGCDGRQKARSYYTEIAENLPGDTVILTAGCAKYRYIKLALGEIDGIPRVLDAGQCNDSYSLAVIAMKLQEAFGLREINELPISYDIAWYEQKAVAVLLALLALGVKGIRLGPTLPAFLSPNVAKVLVEKFNIKPIGTVQDDIQAMMKGE